A section of the Halichoerus grypus chromosome 11, mHalGry1.hap1.1, whole genome shotgun sequence genome encodes:
- the LOC118530284 gene encoding USP6 N-terminal-like protein isoform X2: MGDETPARTHPPTPGAGESPDGWGAWGLLRLLHSRAPQTAKVPGPSQPYYSTRAAKLKKHLDEEQMCTGIYTAKWFLQCFIDQLWDAYILDGERVLSAMAYTILKMHSKRLLKLPLEGLREFLQDTLAQPRALEDEVVLRHLRSSMAQL, encoded by the exons ATGGGAGACGAGACCCCTGCCAGGACTCACCCCCCCACACCTGGTGCAGGAGAAAGCCCTGATGGTTGGGGGGCCTGGGGCCTTCTCAGGCTTCTTCATTCCAGGGCTCCCCAAACTGCTAAGGTTCCAGGCCCATCACAGCCTTATTATAGCACAAGAGCTGCGAAGCTAAAGAAGCACCTG GACGAGGAACAGATGTGCACTGGCATTTACACCGCCAAGTGGTTCCTCCAGTGTTTCATCGACCAG CTCTGGGATGCCTACATCCTGGACGGGGAGCGGGTGCTCTCTGCCATGGCGTATACCATCCTCAAGATGCACAGCA AACGCCTCCTGAAGCTGCCCCTGGAAGGTCTTCGGGAGTTTCTGCAGGACACCCTGGCCCAGCCCCGGGCCCTGGAGGATGAGGTGGTGCTCAGACACCTTCGATCCTCCATGGCCCAGCTCTGA
- the LOC118530284 gene encoding USP6 N-terminal-like protein isoform X1: MGDETPARTHPPTPGAGESPDGWGAWGLLRLLHSRAPQTAKVPGPSQPYYSTRAAKLKKHLDEEQMCTGIYTAKWFLQCFIDQTPFLLTLKLWDAYILDGERVLSAMAYTILKMHSKRLLKLPLEGLREFLQDTLAQPRALEDEVVLRHLRSSMAQL, from the exons ATGGGAGACGAGACCCCTGCCAGGACTCACCCCCCCACACCTGGTGCAGGAGAAAGCCCTGATGGTTGGGGGGCCTGGGGCCTTCTCAGGCTTCTTCATTCCAGGGCTCCCCAAACTGCTAAGGTTCCAGGCCCATCACAGCCTTATTATAGCACAAGAGCTGCGAAGCTAAAGAAGCACCTG GACGAGGAACAGATGTGCACTGGCATTTACACCGCCAAGTGGTTCCTCCAGTGTTTCATCGACCAG ACCCCCTTCTTGCTCACTCTGAAGCTCTGGGATGCCTACATCCTGGACGGGGAGCGGGTGCTCTCTGCCATGGCGTATACCATCCTCAAGATGCACAGCA AACGCCTCCTGAAGCTGCCCCTGGAAGGTCTTCGGGAGTTTCTGCAGGACACCCTGGCCCAGCCCCGGGCCCTGGAGGATGAGGTGGTGCTCAGACACCTTCGATCCTCCATGGCCCAGCTCTGA